In the genome of Quercus robur chromosome 3, dhQueRobu3.1, whole genome shotgun sequence, one region contains:
- the LOC126719754 gene encoding uncharacterized protein LOC126719754, which translates to MELDGVAIPYTASVREYNRGRAGYIAEALEQPVLLPRDMEAYRRFSQPELFLSLKRDLAMVFVAEEYCYDNRKLAEAEAQSRAEVEKFVESFKQENFELTEKFKESKKARKSALAGLKNAETQAEDQRQKLFVTETSLATEKQTVLDLKATLQKAEEEVRRAKEEAQLIREAHRRFSQPELFLSLKRDLAMVFVAEEYCRDNRKLAEAEAQSRAEVEKSVGSLKQENFELMEKFKESEKARKSALAGLKNAETQAKDQRQKLFEEVRRAKEEAQLIREAAEAKKKTAYQLGVGETEARLSEEIPEVCRDYCSISWAHALDAAGIPADSALRMPGSVFFPPEIRENPDGAPEASEQAMTILDTIPLLDKAKNPAKESISEVPPPQPEQKENPPAEA; encoded by the exons ATGGAGCTGGATGGGGTTGCTATCCCTTACACTGCATCGGTCCGAGAATACAATAGAGGTCGAGCAGGATACATAGCTGAGGCCCTGGAGCAGCCAGtactccttcctcgggacatggaggcttACAGGCGATTCTCCCAGCCTGAGCTCTTTTTGTCCCTCAAGAGGGACCTTGCAATG GTGTTTGTGGCCGAGGAATACTGCTACGACAACCGCAAACTAGCTGAAGCTGAGGCTCAGTCTCGTGCCGAGGTTGAGAAGTTTGTAGAGTCCTTTAAGCAGGAGAACTTTGAACTTACGGAGAAGTTCAAAGAGTCGAAGAAAGCCCGCAAGAGCGCCTTAGCCGGGCTAAAGAACGCCGAAACTCAAGCTGAGGACCAGCGCCAAAAGTTATTTGTGACCGAGACCAGCCTTGCAACTGAAAAGCAGACAGTGCTGGATCTCAAGGCCACGCTACAAAAAGCTGAGGAGGAAGTCCGGCGGGCTAAAGAAGAGGCTCAGCTGATTCGGGAGGCTCACAGGCGATTCTCCCAGCCCGAGCTCTTTTTGTCCCTCAAGAGGGACCTTGCAATG GTGTTCGTGGCCGAGGAATATTGCCGCGACAACCGCAAACTAGCTGAAGCTGAGGCTCAGTCTCGTGCCGAGGTTGAGAAGTCTGTAGGGTCCCTTAAGCAGGAGAACTTTGAACTTATGGAGAAGTTCAAAGAGTCGGAGAAAGCCCGCAAGAGCGCCTTAGCCGGGCTAAAGAACGCCGAAACTCAAGCTAAGGACCAGCGCCAAAAGTTATTT GAGGAAGTCCGGCGGGCTAAAGAAGAGGCTCAGCTGATTCGAGAGGCTGCCGAGGCTAAAAAGAAAACTGCTTATCAGCTCGGGGTTGGAGAAACTGAAGCCAGGCTCTCCGAGGAAATTCCGGAGGTATGTAGGGATTATTGtagcatctcatgggctcatgcccttgatgctgcaggaattCCTGCAGACTCGGCGCTGAGGATGCCTGGGAGTGTGTTCTTTCCGCcggagatccgagagaatcctgatggCGCTCCTGAAGCTTCTGAGCAGGCTATGACTATTCTTGATACCATCCCTTTGCTTGATAAAGCCAAGAATCCTGCCAAGGAGTCTATCTccgaggttcctcctcctcagccagagcagaaaGAGAATCCTCCTGCTGAGGCTTAg
- the LOC126718300 gene encoding small heat shock protein, chloroplastic-like, translated as MSQAVSNLSLSLPLPCGRASNSYKPLCSTLPHFFKPIGCRGLSLRAMAGETKDNLDHLQRTNSKQQQPNPKSRVAPVAPIGLWDRFPSARTVQQMMETMERMMEDPFTYSSGWASPVPSEGRGYSRGRTPWEIKEGESEYKMRFDMPGMAKEDVKVCVEENMLVLKAEKVLKNEGQDNKEEEEWSAKSYGKYSCRIALPDNIQFEKIKAEVKDGVLYITIPKANRPGKVLDISVE; from the exons ATGTCCCAAGCTGTTTCAAATTTGAGCCTCTCTTTGCCTCTGCCATGTGGAAGAGCCAGTAATTCTTATAAGCCTCTATGTTCAACACTCCCCCACTTTTTCAAACCAATTGGCTGCAGAGGTTTAAGCCTCAGGGCCATGGCAGGGGAGACCAAAGACAATCTTGACCACTTGCAGAGAACCAACAGCAAGCAACAGCAACCTAACCCCAAGAGCCGAGTTGCGCCTGTTGCACCCATAG GGTTGTGGGATCGATTTCCATCAGCAAGGACAGTGCAGCAGATGATGGAGACGATGGAAAGAATGATGGAGGACCCATTTACCTACTCTAGTGGGTGGGCATCACCTGTGCCTAGTGAGGGAAGAGGGTACAGTAGGGGAAGGACACCATGGGAGATCAAGGAGGGTGAGAGTGAGTACAAGATGAGGTTTGACATGCCTGGTATGGCAAAGGAAGATGTGAAGGTCTGTGTGGAGGAGAATATGCTGGTTTTGAAGGCTGAGAAGGTGCTCAAAAACGAAGGTCAGGATaataaggaagaagaagagtggtCTGCTAAGAGCTATGGGAAGTATAGCTGTAGGATTGCTTTGCCAGATAATATTCAGTTTGAGAAAATTAAGGCAGAGGTGAAAGATGGGGTTTTGTATATAACTATTCCTAAGGCTAACAGGCCTGGCAAAGTTTTGGACATCAGTGTTGAATGA